In Lapillicoccus jejuensis, the DNA window TCGATGCCCTCGCCGTTGAACGGGTTGACCATGCCGCCGGCGTCGCCGACGAGCAGCAGCCCGTCGGCGTAGAGCGGGGCGCGGTTGAAGCCCATCGGCAGCGCGGCGCCGCGGATCGGGCCGGACGACTCGTCGTGGGTCAGGTGCCAGTCGGGCTCGATGTCCTCGACCCACTTGCGCATCACGTCCTTGTAGTCCGTGTTGCGGAAGGCGGGCGTCGTGTCCAGCGTGCCGAGGCCGACGTTGGCGCGGCCGTCCTCGAGCGGGAAGATCCAGCCGTAGCCCGGCATGAGGATCCGGCGGCCGTCGTCGCCGCGGGTCCACAGCTCGAGGTGGCTCTCGAGGTAGTCGTCGCGCCGGGGCGTCGAGTAGTACGCGCGGACGGCGACGCCCATGACGCGGTCGGTGCGCTTCGGGCGGCCGGCGGCCGTCGCGAGGCGGCTGGAGACACCGTCGGACGCGATGACGACGGGGGCTCGGTAGGTCACCTCGACGGGGCGGCCACCCCCCTCGGGGGTACGACGCGCCGTCACCCCTCGGACCCGGCCGGCGGCGTCGTGGACCGGGCCGGTCACGGCGGTCCGCTCGTGCAGCTGTGCACCGCGCGCCTGCGCGTGCCGGGCGAGGGCCTCGTCGAGCTGGCCGCGGGTGCGGACCAGGCCGAAGCCGGGGAAGGTGTCGGTCTCGGGCCAGTCGAGCTGCAGGGTGCGCCCGCCGCCCCTGATCCGCAGGCCCTTGGTGCGCTGCCACCCGGTCGTGTCGACGCCGAGGGAGAT includes these proteins:
- a CDS encoding geranylgeranyl reductase family protein; translation: MSPSTTTGTRDARDTARETVHADVVVVGAGPGGSATAAYLADHGLDVVLLDKATFPRDKICGDGLTPRATKELISLGVDTTGWQRTKGLRIRGGGRTLQLDWPETDTFPGFGLVRTRGQLDEALARHAQARGAQLHERTAVTGPVHDAAGRVRGVTARRTPEGGGRPVEVTYRAPVVIASDGVSSRLATAAGRPKRTDRVMGVAVRAYYSTPRRDDYLESHLELWTRGDDGRRILMPGYGWIFPLEDGRANVGLGTLDTTPAFRNTDYKDVMRKWVEDIEPDWHLTHDESSGPIRGAALPMGFNRAPLYADGLLLVGDAGGMVNPFNGEGIDYALQAARVSAEVVAQAHARRTDAGRERVLARYPRVMKDELGGYFTLGRWFAHAIGHPEVMRLATRYGLPVTPLMRVLLKVMANLPQQRGGGVDDAFVRTISRLAPDA